Proteins encoded by one window of Dyella humicola:
- the argH gene encoding argininosuccinate lyase, which yields MTQPLWQKSNIKIDARIMKFLAGDDVLLDREFFLYDVTASKAHVEGLANIGVVSADEAAALKRELDVLADDFRAGSFVLDDRYEDCHSAIEARLTERLGDAGRRVHTGRSRNDQILVATRLWLKDQLATLEQHCRAIAGVCLDRAAKPGSPLPGYTHLQRAVVSSTGMWFAGYAEGFIDSALRARQTTTLIDANPLGTAAGYGVNMKLDREHTTAALGFARMQISPIYAQLSRGKFEMAVLEAIGGALLDVRRLAWDLSLFTTAEFDFVKLPSEYTTGSSIMPNKRNPDVVELLRASYASVAAARTEIEQLLSLPSGYQRDLQFSKGSLFHGCRHGLAALDLMPDLLARMEWNEPAMRAAIEPAMYATDVAIEQAAAGVPFRDAYRAAADAASSAGAGRTPEGSLAARVSPGSGHDLRLDELRARLGHLDG from the coding sequence ATGACTCAGCCGCTCTGGCAAAAATCCAATATCAAGATCGACGCCCGCATCATGAAGTTCCTGGCGGGTGACGACGTCTTGCTGGATCGCGAGTTTTTCCTTTACGACGTCACCGCCAGCAAGGCGCATGTGGAAGGTCTGGCCAATATCGGCGTGGTCAGCGCGGACGAGGCCGCAGCCCTCAAGCGTGAGCTGGACGTGCTGGCGGATGACTTCCGTGCCGGCAGCTTCGTGCTCGATGATCGCTACGAGGACTGCCATTCCGCCATCGAGGCGCGGCTGACCGAACGATTGGGCGATGCAGGCCGACGTGTACATACCGGCCGCAGCCGCAACGATCAGATCCTGGTCGCCACGCGTCTGTGGCTGAAAGACCAGCTGGCCACACTCGAACAGCACTGCCGCGCCATCGCCGGAGTCTGCCTGGATCGCGCAGCCAAGCCAGGATCGCCGCTACCGGGTTACACCCACCTTCAGCGTGCGGTGGTGTCGTCCACCGGCATGTGGTTCGCCGGTTATGCCGAGGGCTTTATCGACAGCGCGCTGCGCGCCCGGCAAACCACTACCCTGATCGACGCCAACCCGCTGGGTACGGCCGCAGGCTACGGCGTCAATATGAAGCTCGACCGCGAACACACCACGGCGGCATTGGGCTTTGCGCGCATGCAGATCTCGCCGATCTATGCCCAGTTGTCGCGTGGCAAGTTCGAAATGGCCGTGCTGGAAGCGATCGGCGGCGCGCTACTGGATGTGCGTCGGCTGGCCTGGGACTTGTCGCTGTTCACCACCGCCGAGTTCGATTTCGTCAAGCTGCCGTCCGAATACACCACCGGCAGCTCGATCATGCCGAACAAGCGCAACCCGGACGTGGTGGAGCTGCTGCGCGCCAGCTACGCCAGCGTCGCTGCCGCCCGCACCGAGATCGAGCAGCTGCTGTCGCTGCCTTCCGGTTACCAGCGCGACCTGCAGTTCTCCAAGGGCTCGCTGTTCCATGGCTGTCGCCATGGCCTGGCTGCACTGGATTTGATGCCGGACCTGCTGGCTCGCATGGAATGGAACGAACCGGCCATGCGCGCCGCGATCGAGCCAGCCATGTACGCGACCGACGTGGCGATCGAACAGGCCGCGGCGGGCGTTCCATTCCGTGATGCCTATCGCGCGGCTGCCGACGCGGCGTCTTCCGCCGGTGCGGGCCGCACGCCGGAGGGCAGCCTGGCGGCGCGCGTGTCACCCGGTTCTGGCCATGACCTGCGCCTGGACGAATTGCGCGCTAGACTCGGCCATCTGGACGGCTAA
- a CDS encoding cupin domain-containing protein, giving the protein MGTVSTGSAEHYRWGQGCDGWHLLAGDDLSVIEERMPPGAAEIRHRHARSRQFFYALEGRLTLELDGVVHLLQCGQGLHVPPGAAHQARNEGSVDARFLVVSAPRSHGDRVAAPLDAQA; this is encoded by the coding sequence ATGGGGACCGTCAGTACGGGGAGTGCCGAACATTACCGCTGGGGGCAGGGGTGCGACGGCTGGCATCTGCTGGCCGGCGATGACCTGAGCGTGATCGAAGAGCGCATGCCGCCAGGTGCGGCCGAGATTCGTCATCGGCATGCGCGGTCGCGACAGTTCTTCTACGCCCTCGAGGGCAGGCTGACGCTGGAGCTCGATGGCGTCGTTCACCTGCTGCAGTGCGGCCAAGGACTGCACGTGCCGCCGGGCGCCGCGCACCAGGCCCGCAACGAAGGGAGCGTCGATGCACGCTTTCTGGTGGTCTCGGCGCCGCGCAGCCACGGCGACCGCGTCGCGGCTCCCCTGGATGCCCAGGCATGA
- the proB gene encoding glutamate 5-kinase, translating to MNFEPARHALVEQPLPAWRRAVLKVGSNLLAADGGGLTPRYAEALAAFIDVSRDEGREVILVSSGAVAAGRALLRQHVPPGSDLAARQALAALGQAPMIALWQSLSTRPVAQVLLTHDDLRNRRRYLNARVTLRELLTLDVLAVVNENDTVAVDELKLGDNDNLAAIVAALVDADLLLIASDIDALYSADPRLDPTARPMAHVDAVTPEILAMAGGTGSSVGTGGMRTKLEAAAKAAAAGIPTALFSGRDDVAVGALGRGYLRGTLFAAGGTRMQARKYWLRHAPAAPGCIRVDAGAARALASGRASLLPGGVLEVAGEFHRGDLVEIVDAADRPVARGLCQYGAAEVRRLSGRHSRDIEHILGYSYGAEVVHRDDLATLAQAETAGERSA from the coding sequence ATGAACTTCGAGCCGGCACGGCATGCTTTAGTCGAGCAGCCGTTGCCGGCTTGGCGGCGGGCGGTATTGAAGGTCGGCAGCAATCTGCTGGCGGCCGACGGTGGTGGCCTGACCCCCCGTTACGCCGAAGCACTGGCGGCTTTCATTGATGTCAGTCGTGACGAGGGCAGGGAGGTCATCCTGGTGTCTTCCGGTGCCGTGGCGGCAGGACGCGCTTTGCTACGGCAACACGTGCCGCCGGGCAGCGATCTGGCTGCGCGTCAGGCACTGGCCGCGCTTGGCCAGGCGCCGATGATCGCGTTATGGCAATCGCTCAGTACACGGCCGGTGGCGCAAGTGCTGCTGACGCATGATGACTTGCGCAATCGCCGTCGCTACCTCAATGCGCGCGTGACGCTGCGCGAACTGCTCACACTCGACGTGTTGGCTGTCGTCAACGAGAACGATACCGTCGCCGTCGACGAGCTGAAGCTGGGCGACAACGATAACCTCGCCGCCATTGTCGCTGCCCTGGTCGATGCCGACCTGTTGTTGATTGCGTCCGATATCGATGCGCTCTATAGCGCCGATCCACGCCTCGATCCCACGGCGAGGCCAATGGCCCACGTCGATGCGGTGACGCCCGAGATACTGGCCATGGCCGGCGGCACCGGCAGCAGTGTGGGCACGGGCGGTATGCGCACCAAACTCGAGGCGGCCGCCAAGGCCGCTGCGGCAGGCATTCCCACCGCATTATTCAGCGGGCGCGATGACGTTGCAGTCGGCGCGCTCGGGCGCGGCTATCTGCGCGGCACGCTGTTTGCTGCTGGCGGGACTCGCATGCAGGCACGCAAGTACTGGCTTCGCCATGCACCCGCGGCGCCCGGCTGCATCCGGGTGGATGCAGGTGCTGCGCGCGCATTGGCCAGCGGTCGCGCTTCGTTGCTACCGGGCGGTGTGCTTGAGGTGGCTGGCGAATTTCACCGTGGCGACCTGGTGGAGATCGTCGACGCCGCCGACCGGCCCGTGGCGCGCGGCCTCTGCCAGTACGGCGCCGCAGAAGTTCGGCGCCTGTCCGGCCGGCATAGTCGCGATATCGAACACATATTGGGCTATAGCTATGGCGCCGAAGTCGTACATCGCGACGACCTGGCTACCCTGGCCCAGGCGGAGACGGCGGGAGAACGCAGCGCATGA
- a CDS encoding glutamate-5-semialdehyde dehydrogenase codes for MSDVRSLALACRDAAPSMAALDTAAKTTLLRGMAASLEQHADAILAANARDMQQAVDKGLHGALLDRLRLDATRIAAIAQALREVAGLPDPVGVVTRRETRPNGIAVERVRIPLGVVAMIYEARPNVTADAAALCLKAGNAVILRGGSEALHSNMAIAAALHHALRAHGLPEAAITLLQDLRREAMVELLQLTDIVDLAIPRGGEGLIRFVAEHARVPVIKHYKGVCHLYVDDTADVSLALNLLVDGKTSRPGVCNALETLLVHKDVAGVFMPRAAQVLRERGVELRGDPATCRLVPDTKSATEDDYAAEFLDLILAVRVVADLDEAIAHIRRYSSDHTEVIATRDEAAAQRFVQALRSAVVMVNASSRFSDGGELGLGAEIGISTTRLHAYGPMGAESLTIERFVVRGEGQLRHPQSRVANPDKGT; via the coding sequence ATGAGCGACGTCCGATCACTCGCACTTGCTTGTCGCGATGCGGCGCCTTCGATGGCGGCTTTGGATACGGCCGCCAAGACGACACTCCTGCGTGGCATGGCAGCGTCGCTGGAGCAGCATGCCGATGCGATCCTGGCGGCGAATGCGCGCGACATGCAACAGGCGGTCGACAAGGGATTGCACGGCGCCTTGCTGGATCGGCTGCGCCTGGACGCCACGCGCATCGCGGCCATCGCCCAGGCGCTGCGCGAGGTGGCTGGTTTGCCCGACCCGGTGGGCGTCGTGACTCGGCGCGAGACGCGGCCCAACGGTATCGCGGTGGAGCGGGTACGCATTCCACTCGGCGTGGTGGCGATGATCTACGAGGCGCGACCCAATGTGACGGCGGACGCGGCCGCGCTCTGCCTCAAGGCGGGTAACGCGGTGATCCTGCGCGGGGGGTCGGAAGCGCTGCACTCCAATATGGCGATTGCAGCAGCGTTGCACCACGCACTGCGCGCCCATGGCTTGCCTGAAGCCGCGATCACCCTGCTGCAGGATCTTCGTCGCGAAGCGATGGTGGAACTGCTGCAACTGACCGATATCGTCGATCTCGCCATTCCGCGCGGCGGCGAAGGCCTGATTCGTTTCGTCGCGGAGCACGCACGTGTTCCCGTGATCAAGCACTACAAGGGCGTTTGCCATCTCTACGTGGACGACACTGCCGATGTTTCGCTGGCATTGAACCTGCTGGTCGATGGCAAGACATCACGTCCGGGCGTATGCAATGCGCTGGAGACGTTGCTGGTACACAAGGATGTGGCGGGGGTTTTCATGCCTCGCGCCGCGCAAGTATTGCGCGAGCGTGGCGTGGAGCTGCGCGGTGATCCGGCAACCTGCCGCCTGGTACCAGATACGAAGTCGGCGACGGAGGATGACTACGCCGCGGAATTTCTCGACCTGATCCTGGCGGTGCGCGTGGTGGCGGACCTCGACGAGGCGATCGCTCATATCAGGCGCTACAGCTCCGACCATACCGAAGTCATCGCCACGCGTGACGAGGCCGCCGCACAGCGCTTCGTGCAGGCATTGCGCTCGGCGGTGGTGATGGTCAACGCGTCCTCGCGTTTTTCCGATGGCGGCGAGCTTGGCCTGGGCGCTGAGATCGGCATCTCGACCACGCGCCTGCATGCCTACGGACCGATGGGTGCCGAGTCGTTGACGATCGAGCGCTTCGTGGTGCGTGGCGAGGGCCAGCTACGACATCCACAGAGCCGCGTAGCGAATCCCGACAAAGGCACCTGA
- the kynU gene encoding kynureninase, which translates to MSAPYEATLAWAQAQDAADPLRHFRDEFHIPPHEGRDSHYFCGNSLGLQPRAVRPALNSELDYWGELGVEGHFKGRLPWMDYHEFVRDDLATVVGAQPAEVVAMNTLGVNLHLMMVSFYRPTPERHAILIEAGAFPTDRYAVESQIRFHGFDPATALIELRSDEPNGTTSMAAIERMLAEHGSRIALVMLPGIQYRTGQAFDLAAITRLANRQGCMVGFDLAHAVGNLPLQLHDSGADFAIWCSYKYLNSGPGAVGGAFVHERHARTALPRFAGWWGHDKTTRFQMGPQFVPTYGADGWQLSNPPILALAPLRVSLEIFRRAGMPRLREKSLRLTGYLEWLVHTQLSQVLEVVTPTDPQRRGAQLSIRVLGGRERGRALFEYLMEHGIIGDWREPDVIRISPAPLYNRFVDCWAFVEAVKGWAARDA; encoded by the coding sequence ATGTCCGCACCGTACGAAGCCACCCTCGCCTGGGCGCAGGCCCAGGATGCAGCCGATCCGCTGCGCCACTTCCGCGATGAGTTCCACATCCCGCCGCATGAGGGCCGCGATAGCCACTACTTCTGCGGCAACTCGCTGGGGCTGCAACCGCGGGCCGTGCGCCCCGCGCTGAACAGCGAACTAGACTACTGGGGCGAGCTGGGGGTGGAAGGTCATTTCAAGGGCCGCCTGCCCTGGATGGACTATCACGAGTTCGTGCGCGACGACCTCGCCACCGTGGTGGGCGCACAACCCGCCGAAGTCGTGGCGATGAACACGCTGGGCGTGAATCTGCACCTGATGATGGTGAGCTTTTATCGCCCGACGCCGGAGCGGCACGCGATCCTGATTGAAGCAGGCGCCTTCCCTACCGATCGTTACGCGGTGGAATCGCAGATCCGCTTCCACGGTTTCGATCCTGCCACCGCGCTGATCGAACTTCGAAGCGACGAACCGAACGGCACCACGTCAATGGCTGCCATCGAACGTATGCTGGCCGAGCATGGCTCTCGCATTGCGCTGGTGATGCTGCCCGGCATCCAGTACCGCACCGGCCAGGCGTTCGATCTTGCCGCCATTACCCGGCTCGCCAATCGTCAAGGCTGCATGGTCGGCTTCGATCTTGCCCATGCCGTGGGCAACCTCCCCCTGCAACTGCATGACAGCGGCGCCGATTTCGCCATCTGGTGCAGCTACAAATATCTCAACAGCGGCCCCGGCGCGGTCGGCGGTGCCTTCGTGCACGAACGCCACGCGCGCACGGCGTTGCCGCGTTTCGCCGGCTGGTGGGGCCACGACAAGACCACCCGCTTCCAGATGGGGCCGCAGTTTGTGCCCACCTATGGCGCCGACGGCTGGCAGCTTTCCAATCCGCCCATCCTCGCACTGGCTCCCCTGCGCGTATCCCTGGAAATCTTCCGCCGTGCAGGCATGCCGCGCCTGCGCGAGAAGTCGCTGCGACTCACCGGTTACCTGGAATGGTTGGTGCATACGCAGTTGAGTCAAGTGCTCGAGGTGGTGACACCTACCGATCCACAACGCCGCGGTGCCCAGCTGTCCATCCGCGTACTGGGTGGTCGTGAGCGGGGGCGCGCGTTGTTCGAGTATCTGATGGAGCACGGCATCATCGGCGACTGGCGCGAGCCGGATGTGATTCGAATTTCTCCGGCGCCTTTGTATAACCGGTTTGTGGATTGCTGGGCCTTTGTGGAAGCGGTCAAGGGATGGGCCGCGCGCGACGCCTGA